TTTTTCTTGCCATAATTAATACTCATCTTCTAAACTTCTGATAACTCTATATTGGACAATTGTTGAAAAAGTTGTCATACGTGAAATTGTTGATTTTTTTGAAAAAGTTTAAAAGTTAAGTACTTTACAATATTTTTTGCTCATTGAAACCACATTTATTCTTGAGACACAGCACTACTGTGCCTCAAAAGCGTATTCTATCTAAGGAAAGATGCTGTAACAGAAGTGTGTTTCCCATAACGTGAAAGCGGAAGCTGCTACAGACTGCGCGAAACACGGAAACGTTAAAGCGGAAGCTCCTACAGGGAAGGCGGAAGCTGCTACAGACTGCGCGAAACACGGAAACGTCAAAGCGGAAGCTCCTACAGGGAAGGCGGAAGCTGCTACAGACTGCGCGAAACACGGAAACGTTAAAGCAGAAGCTCCTACAGGGAAAGCGGAAGCTGCTACAGACTGCGCGAAACACGGAAACGTTAAAGCGGAAGCTCCTACAGGGAAGGCAGAAGCTGCTACAGACTGCGCGAAAGTTGCTCCCTTCGACTTCGCTCAGGGAGCATTCTTGTGATGGTTGAGCAAAGCAATGGACTGAGCGGCTGGTGAGGTAGCACAGTCGTACCCCTCCGGGCAAGCAAGCTATGTGTAGCGTCCCGCAGGGAAGGGAGTCAAACTATACCGAAGTGTCAAAGCTAGTCAATCTACTGTAATGAGTTTCATTTTGACATTCGGCTAACTTATGCAACAAATTCGTATCCCCTGAAATCAGAGCTTGCTTCTTTTTTCGACTCCAACCTTGCACCTGCTTCTCACGCTCAAAAGCATCCACCACGCACTGATAATACTCACAGAAAACTAGCTTCACAGGCAACCGTTTCGCCGTGTGGTTTGCGCCCTCACCTTGTTGATGTTGCCACAGCCGCCGCTCAAGATCGGTTGTACTACCTGTGTAATAACTGCCATCAGCACATTCAAGAATGTACACATAAGCCATAAATTGATTTGCGCGATCGCTTTCTAGTTAAAAAAAGTGTTCCCTGAGCGAAGTCGAAGGGAACACCTGCTGCTGAATTTTCATAATTCTTGTAAAATTTGAACAGCAGTTAATGTTTAGATCGGCAAATACCAGTGAAGCGATGCCTGGGTTGGGCTGCGCCTACGCGTGTTTTAAGAAGTGCATTGTTTAACTTTTGTAAGCGATCGCTCCAGAAGTTTCCCGAAAGTGCGATGGCGATGCCTGCGGCGGGCATCGCCATCTTGTCACCACGCATCATAAGAACCTGTTTATGAATTGTGCGAGCGCTGTTGTGCATTGCGTTATGCTGTTGTGATTAATATAACTTTTAATCACGCCATTTTGCATACACATAGTTATTCAAAATATTTTCATCTTTGCTCAGTAATATATTATTATTTAACAGAGCATTTGCGGTAATAATCCGATCAAAAGGATCGCGAGTCCAAGTAATAGTTAAGCTAGTACTAATAATATTATTAAAGTTTTGATTACATATCTTTAAACCAATTTCATCCGACAGATTAGAAATAATCACATCCGGTTCATCCTTAAGACGTTTTATTTCATATAAATACTGTAACTCTAATGGAATAATTGGCGAAATATAAACGTCGTTATCATTAATTAAAGTTTTAGCAATATCAGTTAATTTATCTGTCAATCCAGCATAGAGCCATGCTACTACATGAGTGTCAAGATAAATCAATATTAATCTCCTGTTCCCAACTGATATTAACTAAATCATCTGGATTTCCTTGGATAGCATCAGATTTAAATGTCAAATTTTGAAGCTTATCTTGTTTTTCTAAAGGAACAATTTTTAATAACTTGCCATTTTTGTTAATTTCTAGTGGAATACCTGTTTCTAGTACTTCATCTAGTAGACGTTCAATGTTATTACTTAATTCCGTGAGTGTAACCTTTTTCATTGCCTTTATGAATGTTTGACATTCATATTGTTTATGAGCTTAGATATCATAGCAAAAATTCTTCCCTTACCTTGAAAGATTGTGATGGCATATAGCAACAATGCCTCAAATTTTCTAGTACTGTGGATGCGTGCGATCGTCTCCGACGGGGCGTAGCCCATCGCCATCTTTTCACCGCGCATCATCAAAATCTGTGCGATTGTAAGCGATCGCCCCAGAAGTTTCTCGAAAGTGCGATGGCTACGCCCGCCGCAGGCATCGCAGTACCAGTAATTGATTTCTTTAAGCAAAACGTTCCCTGAGCGAAGTCGAAGGGAACATTCTAATTACTCTTAGTATCAATGCCATCGCAGAGAGTGCGATCGCGATCGCTTACATTAGGATTTGATTGTAAATAACCACGTAGCCTAGCGCAACTGTAGCTCATGAGATCGTTGAGACTATCAGAAATGATTAAATTATTAAGATAATTTGGGTACATATTCCAGAGTTTTACGGTATTGTCCCTACTAGCAAAAGCGATGGTCTTGCCATCGGGGCTGAATGCTACGCTCAAGACATAACTGCTATGCCCGTTGAGGGTAGTGATTTCCTTCCCTGTAGTCGCATTCCAGAGTTTTACGGTAGTATCAGAACTAGCAGAAGCGATGGTCTTGCCATCGGGGCTGAATGCTACGCCCAAGACCGAATTGCTATGCCCGTTGAGGGTAGTGATTTCCTTACTTGTAGTCGCATTCCAGAGTTTTACGGTAGTATCAGAACTAGCAGAAGCGATGGTCTTGCCATCGGGGCTGAACGCTATGCCTAAGACATCACTGCTATGCCCGTTGAGGGTAGTGATTTCCTTACCTGTAGCCGCATTCCAGAGTTTTACGGTAGTATCAGAACTAGCAGAAGCGATGGTCTTGCCATCGGGGCTGAATGCTACGCCCAAGACCGAATTGCTATGCCCGTTGAGGGTAGTGATTTCCTTCCCTGTAGCCACATTCCAGAGTTTTACGGTAGTATCAGAACTAGCAGAAGCGATGGTCTTGCCATCGGGGCTGAATGCTACGCCATTGACCGAATTGCTATGCCCGTTGAGGGTAGTGATTTCCTTACCTGTAGTCGCATTCCAGAGTTTTACGGTATTGTCTAAACTAGCAGAAGCGATGGTCTTGCCATCGGGGCTGAATGCTACGCTCAAGACATAACTGCTATGCCCGTTGAGGGTAGTGATTTCCTTCCCTGTAGTCGCATTCCAGAGTTTTACGGTAGTATCAGAACTAGCAGAAGCGATGGTCTTGCCATCGGGGCTGAATGCTACGCCATTGACATCACTGCTATGCCCGTTGAGGGTAGTGATTTCCTTACTTGTAGCCGCATTCCAGAGTTTTACGGTAGTATCAGAACTAGCAGAAGCGATGGTCTTGCCATCGGGGCTGAATGCTACGCCATTGACATAACTGCTATGCCCGTTGAGGGTAGTGATTTTCTTACCTGTAGCCGCATTCCAGAGTTTTACGGTAGTATCAGAACTAGCAGAAGCGATGGTCTTGCCATCGGGGCTGAATGCTACGCCATTGACCGAATTGCTATGCCCGTTGAGGGTAGTGATTTCCTTCCCTGTAGCCACATTCCAGAGTTTTACGGTAGTATCAGAACTAGCAGAAGCGATGGTCTTGCCATCGGGGCTGAATGCTACGCCATTGACATCACTGCTATGCCCTTTAAGGGTAGTGATTTCCTTACCTGTAGCCACATTCCAGAGTTTTACGGTAGTATCAGAACTAGCAGAAGCGATGGTCTTGCCATCGGGGCTGAATGCTACGCCATTGACCGAATTGCTATGCCCGTTGAGGGTAGTGATTTCCTTCCCTGTAGTCGCATTCCAGAGTTTTAAGGTATTGTCTAAACTAGCAGAAGCGATGGTCTTGCCATCGGGGCTGAATGCTACGCTCAAGACATAACTGCTATGCCCGTTGAGGGTAGTGATTTCCTTCCCTGTAGCCACATTCCAGAGTTTTACGGTAGTATCAGAACTAGCAGAAGCGATGGTCTTGCCATCGGGGCTGAATGCTATGCCTAAGACATCACTGCTATGCCCTTTAAGGGTAGTGATTTCCTTACCTGTAGCCGCATTCCAGAGTTTTACGGTAGTATCAGAACTAGCAGAAGCGATGGTCTTGCTATCGGGGCTGAATGCTACGCTCAAGACATAATTGCTATGCCCTTCCAAGGAATTCCGCTCTTGCATCTTGTAAATTGCTTGCCTTAGTGCCATTACAGATTGCTGATTAGCAGTTTGTTCTAAATTGGTATCATTCTTAAGTGGTTTACCTAAAATTTGTCTACCTGACTGTAGAGCTGCCACTAAAGCCTCAAGTTGCCTATTAGACAGTAGGGAAGATTCAGAGGTTTGAGCCAGAACGATCGCACTTTGTTGTGCTGCTTCCTTGGCTTTGTTTTGGGCGTTATACCATTGATAACCTGCAAAGATAGCTACTCCAGCTAACCCCATACTAAACAAAGTAACAACTCGGTTTTGCCGTCGTGCTGCTAAGAGCTTTTCTTGTTGGCGTTCTTTCTCTTCTCGAACCAGGTAATTTCGCAGTTGTTGACTCTCCTGAATGTACACCTCGGCTACCCCATTCAGCATTTGCCAATCACCAAATCTAGCT
This region of Nostoc sp. UHCC 0302 genomic DNA includes:
- a CDS encoding GIY-YIG nuclease family protein; this translates as MAYVYILECADGSYYTGSTTDLERRLWQHQQGEGANHTAKRLPVKLVFCEYYQCVVDAFEREKQVQGWSRKKKQALISGDTNLLHKLAECQNETHYSRLTSFDTSV
- a CDS encoding PIN domain-containing protein; amino-acid sequence: MIYLDTHVVAWLYAGLTDKLTDIAKTLINDNDVYISPIIPLELQYLYEIKRLKDEPDVIISNLSDEIGLKICNQNFNNIISTSLTITWTRDPFDRIITANALLNNNILLSKDENILNNYVYAKWRD
- a CDS encoding type II toxin-antitoxin system Phd/YefM family antitoxin; its protein translation is MKKVTLTELSNNIERLLDEVLETGIPLEINKNGKLLKIVPLEKQDKLQNLTFKSDAIQGNPDDLVNISWEQEINIDLS
- a CDS encoding caspase family protein: MASEWAAQVIGINYYPEYTTLKPLTAAAEDAQKIAQQLEQYGYRPFRAQYLPRTLNQKGESKIDRQGAVKVQELREAIANLFNPPDPNPTPETALFFFSGHGWCKTVAGKEEVFLATSDALPEAEIYGIPLSWLGEQLQRSQAKRVVVWLDCCYSGELLNFIPTDKDYCLITATRSYETGVEIPHTQGLLTQALLAGLNPENDADGIINSHKLADFIISRMPNTVQRPLIANSPRAILLTTKFSQKSFQDKCPYRSLSYFSETKEDAEVFYGRSALTGQLIKQVRDKHRLIAVLGASGSGKSSMLRAGLLYQLKLGQEIPGSDRWTYITPFTPKESPVKSLQEAFELSLPGVCFQSLRSPQPPLKKGGEESLKVPLLKGDLGGSKKLGGTTENIAYILSEQLKALNTPVILIIDQFEECFTMCDDTQRQEFFDCLRELIDCTDNLYIFIGMRSDFRGRWREYPKFAGRINKPYINVEHLSREEIEEAITKPADWVGLGIEGRLKQQLINDVEDYPGSLPLLQYTLTELWRESRNQGDEVLSLKTYEDLGGVEGTLQKRADAVYESLSATEKTVARRIFLELTQMGETTDVRRRVRLCELVNSHHSLELLQQVSEKLADKDARLITKTDEADSQDVILDVVHEALIRHWQMLREWKEEYKVGIGIERQIEAEAQEWERNHKKPGFLRKDDRLAVAEAYLARFGDWQMLNGVAEVYIQESQQLRNYLVREEKERQQEKLLAARRQNRVVTLFSMGLAGVAIFAGYQWYNAQNKAKEAAQQSAIVLAQTSESSLLSNRQLEALVAALQSGRQILGKPLKNDTNLEQTANQQSVMALRQAIYKMQERNSLEGHSNYVLSVAFSPDSKTIASASSDTTVKLWNAATGKEITTLKGHSSDVLGIAFSPDGKTIASASSDTTVKLWNVATGKEITTLNGHSSYVLSVAFSPDGKTIASASLDNTLKLWNATTGKEITTLNGHSNSVNGVAFSPDGKTIASASSDTTVKLWNVATGKEITTLKGHSSDVNGVAFSPDGKTIASASSDTTVKLWNVATGKEITTLNGHSNSVNGVAFSPDGKTIASASSDTTVKLWNAATGKKITTLNGHSSYVNGVAFSPDGKTIASASSDTTVKLWNAATSKEITTLNGHSSDVNGVAFSPDGKTIASASSDTTVKLWNATTGKEITTLNGHSSYVLSVAFSPDGKTIASASLDNTVKLWNATTGKEITTLNGHSNSVNGVAFSPDGKTIASASSDTTVKLWNVATGKEITTLNGHSNSVLGVAFSPDGKTIASASSDTTVKLWNAATGKEITTLNGHSSDVLGIAFSPDGKTIASASSDTTVKLWNATTSKEITTLNGHSNSVLGVAFSPDGKTIASASSDTTVKLWNATTGKEITTLNGHSSYVLSVAFSPDGKTIAFASRDNTVKLWNMYPNYLNNLIISDSLNDLMSYSCARLRGYLQSNPNVSDRDRTLCDGIDTKSN